A single window of Liolophura sinensis isolate JHLJ2023 chromosome 6, CUHK_Ljap_v2, whole genome shotgun sequence DNA harbors:
- the LOC135467147 gene encoding uncharacterized protein LOC135467147, with translation MRTIITSLCVCLFVTVVRCQNVKRPEVPARAVSDGEMQVIIDACQRRIAENDTVTHFVSVPSDCSAYAVCEHPELGVIPALMNCPAGLLFDDSLEPNILTCNRPGLVTCVSSVDPCTGLLDGYNEDFVRSQPNQAAYYLCRGGSTVNGGWCELGEQFGNFGQPCLPIPNFVPPQTTAAALPECTLFAVAEDPFKFVNGGIEMSCSPGTVFDQAQCTCVFSNL, from the exons ATGAGGACTATAATCACAAGCCTGTGCGTCTGTCTGTTCGTCACAGTTGTGCGCTGTCAAAACGTGAAGAGACCGGAGGTACCAGCTAGAGCCGTCAGTGACGGTGAAATGCAAGTCATTATCG ATGCCTGCCAGCGTCGCATCGCTGAGAACGACACCGTGACGCACTTTGTCAGCGTACCGAGTGACTGTAGCGCGTACGCCGTATGTGAGCACCCAGAATTGGGCGTCATCCCTGCTCTCATGAACTGCCCCGCGGGTCTCTTGTTTGACGATAGCCTTGAGCCAAATATTCTCACCTGTAACAGGCCAGGCCTAGTCACCTGTGTCAGCTCTGTTG ATCCCTGCACCGGTTTGTTGGATGGTTACAATGAGGATTTCGTCCGCAGTCAGCCAAATCAAGCCGCTTACTACCTCTGTCGAGGAGGCAGTACTGTGAACGGGGGCTGGTGTGAGCTGGGCGAACAGTTCGGAAACTTTGGTCAACCATGCCTTCCCATTCCAAACTTTGTCCCACCTCAGACAACTGCTGCTGCCCTTCCAG AGTGTACCTTGTTTGCTGTGGCTGAGGATCCGTTTAAATTTGTAAACGGTGGAATAGAAATGAGCTGCTCTCCAGGAACGGTGTTTGATCAAGCGCAATGTACCTGTGTGTTTTCAAACTTATAA
- the LOC135466543 gene encoding uncharacterized protein LOC135466543, with product MRMEDAVNSSIPWMENTQGQLVAATTFIWIFTTVGFFGNCLLIGCLLRNRKDRWKALTLFTVNLCAVSLLDCVVNLSVIVSTSLAQSWIYNASVCQFHTFAIQLLNIQITLALTILSIDRCVAVKDCGQYSEILSFKKILGMIAYTWIQALAMCFPIITDVIPSTFYPSKYLCFIASEVPLLYVIFMCLLCFIIPFFVLTGVYIYILKVAVLEKSRDNLQHGNLYDMDQHQTLKTKELHQSRFAFFTFLMWLLLYVPYLLANFYEMGHNSAEVLNSDHVVMKFSLPSDVDTILTWARCSFPAVFAVFSLCRKELRNIAKTLFTCRRNNSVVDLDSASRGQMLDRQGKPKLHVSIGKLREKHLAQGKESPLTPTTFQVPVLFATSKGIHLHKFDQEKDITGADIYYTKTSVQSPDIPAGEVTKCDVLGSQSDLIQVEDDTSDYDSSNEADRFSVSNPVSLKRPEPTMVEGIHRSLSNPEVGRIKRNMVRPFGEPVHGKERGVMPSDSGIDISSSAGNSMKRKQNWSKIRSSCPPDTPDNMTEMTLPSVVNSISSVVLAQAGGRTSINSCRNSSSEAILTPGSSLKEGCLDHHDIPLKNGPVPCMQDASCCNRAKKHRKRDISSVTHELQSGNVTNVQQECVITVKGHASSITMDKVKPTRLQPLTYCVSPSKKKFKHPKNHGDGDSKSNTLNSCTHGDSLNDNLFNDTFSSTSICGFGTLSYRDGDWNRLSGHFCSQWNEQDKLNTPQHLQPESVSSEIRTFSS from the coding sequence ATGAGGATGGAAGATGCTGTGAATAGCTCGATACCATGGATGGAAAACACTCAAGGTCAGCTTGTAGCAGCAACCACTTTCATTTGGATTTTCACTACTGTCGGATTTTTTGGAAACTGTCTACTGATTGGTTGTTTATTGAGGAACAGGAAGGATCGCTGGAAAGCCTTGACGTTATTTACAGTAAACCTTTGTGCAGTGAGTTTATTGGACTGTGTGGTGAATCTGTCAGTCATTGTCAGCACAAGTTTAGCCCAGTCATGGATATACAATGCTTCGGTCTGTCAGTTTCATACCTTTGCAATACAGTTGCTTAACATTCAGATTACGCTAGCTTTGACAATTCTTTCGATTGACAGATGTGTGGCAGTTAAAGACTGTGGGCAGTATTCAGAGATTCTGTCCTTCAAAAAGATCTTAGGCATGATAGCTTACACATGGATCCAAGCTTTAGCAATGTGTTTCCCTATCATCACTGATGTAATTCCGTCCACTTTTTACCCATCAaagtatttatgttttattgctAGTGAAGTACCTTTActgtatgtaatatttatgtgcctgttgtgttttattataccgtTTTTTGTATTGACTggagtttatatatatattcttaaagTGGCTGTTTTAGAGAAATCCAGAGATAACCTTCAACATGGAAATCTTTATGACATGGATCAACACCAGACTTTGAAAACCAAAGAATTACACCAAAGCAGATTTGCCTTTTTTACCTTTTTGATGTGGTTACTTTTGTATGTTCCTTATTTGTTGGCAAACTTCTATGAAATGGGACACAACAGTGCAGAAGTTTTAAATAGTGATCATGTTGTAATGAAGTTTTCATTACCAAGTGATGTAGACACAATTTTGACATGGGCAAGATGCAGCTTTCCTGCTGTGTTTGCTGTTTTTAGCCTCTGTCGAAAGGAACTTCGCAACATTGCCAAAACACTTTTCACATGTCGAAGAAACAACTCTGTTGTAGACCTTGATAGTGCTTCCAGAGGGCAAATGTTGGACAGGCAAGGGAAGCCTAAACTGCATGTAAGCATTGGGAAGTTAAGGGAAAAACATCTTGCTCAAGGCAAGGAATCACCTTTAACTCCAACAACATTTCAGGTTCCTGTACTCTTTGCTACATCTAAAGGTATCCACTTGCACAAGTTTGACCAAGAGAAAGACATAACAGGTGCAGATATTTACTATACAAAGACATCTGTTCAGTCTCCAGATATCCCAGCGGGTGAGGTAACAAAGTGTGATGTGCTCGGCTCTCAGTCTGACTTAATTCAAGTTGAGGATGATACCAGTGACTATGACTCCAGTAATGAGGCAGACAGATTTTCTGTCTCTAATCCTGTCTCCTTGAAAAGACCCGAGCCTACAATGGTGGAAGGCATTCACAGATCGCTGTCTAACCCAGAGGTTGGCAGAATTAAGCGTAATATGGTGAGACCCTTTGGAGAACCTGTGCATGGGAAAGAACGTGGTGTCATGCCAAGTGACTCTGGTATAGACATCAGTAGTAGTGCTGGTAATAGTATGAAGAGAAAGCAAAACTGGTCTAAAATTAGGTCAAGTTGCCCTCCTGACACCCCGGACAATATGACAGAAATGACATTACCTTCAGTAGTAAACAGCATAAGCAGTGTTGTTTTGGCCCAGGCTGGAGGCCGTACCTCTATAAACAGTTGCAGGAACAGTAGCTCTGAAGCCATACTAACCCCTGGCTCATCGTTGAAAGAAGGTTGTTTGGACCATCATGATATTCCTTTGAAGAATGGGCCAGTGCCATGTATGCAAGATGCCTCCTGTTGCAACAGAGCAAAGAAGCATAGAAAAAGGGATATTAGTTCAGTTACACATGAGTTGCAGTCTGGAAATGTTACAAATGTGCAACAGGAATGTGTAATAACTGTTAAAGGCCATGCAAGCAGTATCACAATGGACAAAGTCAAACCAACGAGATTACAACCGTTAACATATTGTGTTTctccctcaaaaaaaaaattcaagcatCCCAAAAACCACGGAGATGGCGACTCAAAGTCAAACACTCTTAATTCCTGTACACATGGAGACAGCCTCAATGACAATCTTTTTAATGACACCTTTTCCAGTACCAGTATCTGTGGTTTTGGTACCCTTAGTTACAGGGATGGTGACTGGAACAGACTATCAGGACATTTCTGCTCTCAGTGGAATGAACAAGACAAACTGAACACACCACAACACTTACAGCCGGAGTCTGTGTCATCAGAAATCAGAACATTCAGTAGTTAG